The Gloeomargarita lithophora Alchichica-D10 genomic sequence GTGACCCTGACGGAAGCCCACATGACCAATCTCTGGGATTTATCCGCCTCCCTGGGGGGGGAATTGCTCCGCCGGATTCCCTACCCGTTGATTTTGTTTTCTACCCCCGAAAAATAATTCCCACCTACCAGTTGGGGCTGGCTTGATCCAGGGCTTGGACTTCATCCTGGGTCAAACGCCACCCCATCGCTCCCGCATTTTCCTGGGCTTGGCGGGCGGTTTTGGCTCCGGGAATGGGTAAGGCTCCTTTGCAGATTACCCAATTCAAGGCCACCTGCGCCGGGGTTTTGCCGTAGCTTTGGCCGATTTCCTGGAGTAACCCCTGCAAAGGCCGCACCTGCAACAAACGTTCCCGGTGGAAGCGCAAACCACGGGCCTTGGGCGGGGGATTGTCCACCGTGTATTTGCCGGTGAGCAAGCCCATCCCCAGGGGGCTATAGGCAATTAACGTAATACCTAATTCCTGACAAACACTTAACAAACCATTCCGTTCCGGTGCCCGACAGATAAGACTATATTCCACCTGGTTGCTGGCTAAAGGAACGCCCCGCTGGGCTAAAACCCCTTGCGCTTGTTGCATCTGCGCCAAAGAATAATTAGACACCCCCACCGTCCGGGTCAACCCCGACTGCACCGCATCCGCCAGGGCATTCATCCAGCTAGTAAGGGACACCGGGAAATGCACCGGCCAATGAATTTGGTACAAATCCACCTGATTTACCCCCAACCGCTGAATGCTACAGCGCAGGGCATCCCCCAGGGTTTGCGGCCAAAAACGCCAGGGCAGGGGCATAAACTTGGTGGCAATCACCGCCGAGCGACCCATTTCCCGCACAAATTGCCCCAGGAGTTGCTCCGACCGGCCTAGCCCATAGACTTCCGCCGTATCAAAAAAGGTGATCCCCGCTTCGATGCTGGAACGGTAGGCGGCCTGTAAATCCTGGTCATTGTACTGCTTACCATAGTCCCAAAAAAGCTGGTCACCCCACGCCCAGGTGCCAATGCCCAGGGGACTGACCTCCAATTCGGTTTGCCCCAGGCGGTAACTGGTCTGTGTCGTCCCGTCCATGATTGGTATCTCTATAATTTTGTTTAGGCCAAGTATAACAATTTGTAACAAATCGGGCGGGTCAGCGGCTCTTGTCCGGGTGTTAGCTTGGTAGGGGTCAATGTTAGGACAACTACGGAGATGATGGTTTGGTGGCAGGTGGGTGGGATTATCCTCGCTCTGGTGGGGCTGGGGTTGGTTTTTTATGTGCTATTCCCCCGCAAGTATCAGGCCGCCGCTTCGGTTGCGGGTGCCTACGATGATTGGACGCAAGATGGCCTCCTGGAATTTTACTGGGGGGAGCATATTCATTTAGGACACTACGGCTGTCCCCCCGGACGCAAAAATTTTCGGCAAGCCAAGGCGGATTTTGTGCATGAAATGGTGCGCTGGGGGGGCTTGGATCGCCTGCCGCCGGGAACCCAGGTGTTGGATGTGGGCTGTGGCATTGGGGGCAGTAGTCGCATCCTGGCGCAGGATTACGGGTTTGATGTGACCGGGATTACCATCAGTCCCCAGCAGGTCAAGCGGGCGCAGGCGTTGACCCCAGCCGGTCTGCCGGTGCGGTTTCAGGTGGATGATGCCCTGGCGCTGTCCTTTCCTGAGGCGAGTTTTGCGGTGGTCTGGTCGGTGGAGGCGGGGCCGCATATGCCGG encodes the following:
- a CDS encoding aldo/keto reductase, encoding MDGTTQTSYRLGQTELEVSPLGIGTWAWGDQLFWDYGKQYNDQDLQAAYRSSIEAGITFFDTAEVYGLGRSEQLLGQFVREMGRSAVIATKFMPLPWRFWPQTLGDALRCSIQRLGVNQVDLYQIHWPVHFPVSLTSWMNALADAVQSGLTRTVGVSNYSLAQMQQAQGVLAQRGVPLASNQVEYSLICRAPERNGLLSVCQELGITLIAYSPLGMGLLTGKYTVDNPPPKARGLRFHRERLLQVRPLQGLLQEIGQSYGKTPAQVALNWVICKGALPIPGAKTARQAQENAGAMGWRLTQDEVQALDQASPNW
- a CDS encoding methyltransferase domain-containing protein; translation: MMVWWQVGGIILALVGLGLVFYVLFPRKYQAAASVAGAYDDWTQDGLLEFYWGEHIHLGHYGCPPGRKNFRQAKADFVHEMVRWGGLDRLPPGTQVLDVGCGIGGSSRILAQDYGFDVTGITISPQQVKRAQALTPAGLPVRFQVDDALALSFPEASFAVVWSVEAGPHMPDKAQFARELLRVLKPGGILVVADWNQRDERQKPLNFWEKRVMQQLLDQWSHPAFASIAGFAEALSATGWVAGTVVTADWTAPTLPSWLDSIWQGVVRPAGLLRFGLVGLLKSLREVPTLLLMRWAFGTGLCQFGMFRAVRGTSKLIPPVPAKLPS